The Comamonas sp. GB3 AK4-5 genome includes a region encoding these proteins:
- the ybiB gene encoding DNA-binding protein YbiB produces the protein MSIQHYLKEIGRGKDGARALSRAQAADLMGQLLDGQVDDLATGAFCVAMRIKGETPEEMAGFLDAIHQRLPLLPPQPQPWVVLPSYNGARKLPVLTPLLALLLAREGLPVLLHGGTTEASRTTSAQVLQALGHAPTATLASIAPGQLCHCSAEALHPGLQRLLNARAAIGLRNPAHSLVKLLNPLGRSAQPALVVGSYTHPEYATSMAATQALVGATALLLRGTEGESVADPRRHPAMTAVLRGQLQALQESQRGTLADLPALPDGHNIEATARYTQDILAGLQPVPSPITQQLLYLKQLHAQLSVQLQTAFAGEQT, from the coding sequence ATGTCCATCCAGCATTACCTCAAGGAAATCGGCCGCGGCAAGGACGGCGCGCGTGCCCTGTCACGTGCGCAGGCTGCCGATCTGATGGGCCAGTTGCTGGACGGCCAGGTGGATGATCTGGCCACCGGCGCTTTTTGCGTGGCCATGCGCATCAAGGGCGAGACGCCCGAAGAAATGGCGGGCTTTCTGGACGCCATCCACCAGCGCCTTCCCTTGCTGCCTCCGCAGCCCCAACCCTGGGTGGTGCTGCCCAGCTACAACGGTGCGCGCAAGCTGCCGGTGCTCACCCCGCTGCTGGCCCTGCTGCTGGCACGCGAAGGCCTGCCGGTGCTGCTGCATGGCGGCACCACCGAAGCCAGCCGGACCACCAGTGCCCAGGTGCTGCAGGCCCTGGGCCATGCGCCCACCGCCACCTTGGCCAGCATTGCCCCCGGTCAGCTGTGCCATTGCAGCGCCGAAGCCCTGCACCCCGGCCTGCAGCGCTTGTTGAATGCCCGTGCAGCCATAGGCCTGCGCAACCCGGCACACAGTCTGGTCAAGCTGCTGAACCCGCTGGGCCGCAGCGCCCAGCCCGCCCTGGTCGTGGGCAGCTATACCCACCCCGAATACGCCACCTCCATGGCCGCCACCCAGGCCCTGGTGGGCGCCACAGCCTTGCTGCTGCGCGGCACCGAGGGCGAGTCCGTGGCCGACCCGCGCCGCCACCCGGCCATGACGGCCGTGCTGCGCGGCCAGTTGCAAGCCCTGCAGGAAAGCCAACGCGGCACGCTGGCCGATCTGCCCGCCCTGCCCGATGGCCACAACATAGAAGCCACGGCCCGCTACACCCAAGACATCCTGGCTGGCCTGCAGCCCGTGCCCAGCCCCATTACCCAGCAGCTGCTGTATCTGAAGCAGCTGCATGCCCAGCTGTCTGTGCAGCTGCAGACCGCTTTTGCGGGAGAACAAACATGA
- the cobA gene encoding uroporphyrinogen-III C-methyltransferase, whose protein sequence is MTAPTALSSSLPGRCTLVGAGPGDPELLTLKALKAIQGATLLLVDDLVSPEIVAHAPATARVVYVGKRGGCQSTPQAFIEKLMLQAVQEGEQVVRLKGGDPFIFGRGGEEVEHLRTAGVEVDVVNGITAGLAGLSSLGAPLTHRDHAHGVVFITGHAKPGDAGTDWQALAATARAAKLTLVIYMGVSSAEHITAGLQAGGLPAHTPAAIIQHASLAQQRHAITTLGELPATLHAQQLGSPSVLVVGDVVRGVAQWALQPEAAAAAQALAG, encoded by the coding sequence ATGACCGCCCCCACTGCCTTGTCCTCTTCTTTGCCCGGCCGCTGCACCCTGGTGGGTGCCGGCCCTGGCGACCCCGAGCTGCTGACGCTCAAGGCCCTCAAGGCCATACAGGGCGCCACGCTGCTGCTGGTGGATGACCTGGTCTCGCCCGAGATCGTGGCCCATGCCCCAGCCACGGCCCGCGTGGTCTATGTGGGCAAGCGCGGCGGCTGCCAAAGCACGCCCCAGGCCTTTATCGAAAAGCTGATGCTGCAGGCCGTACAGGAGGGTGAGCAGGTGGTGCGCCTCAAAGGCGGCGACCCCTTCATCTTTGGCCGTGGTGGCGAAGAGGTGGAGCATTTGCGCACCGCAGGCGTGGAGGTCGACGTCGTCAACGGCATCACCGCAGGCCTGGCCGGCCTGTCCAGTCTGGGGGCGCCGCTGACCCACCGCGACCATGCGCATGGCGTCGTCTTCATCACCGGCCATGCCAAGCCCGGCGACGCCGGCACCGACTGGCAGGCCCTGGCCGCCACGGCCCGGGCCGCCAAGCTGACGCTGGTGATCTATATGGGCGTCAGCTCTGCCGAGCACATCACCGCAGGGCTGCAGGCCGGCGGCCTGCCAGCCCACACACCGGCAGCCATCATCCAGCACGCCAGCCTGGCACAGCAGCGCCATGCCATCACCACGCTGGGCGAGCTGCCCGCCACCTTGCATGCGCAGCAGCTGGGCAGCCCCAGCGTGCTGGTGGTGGGTGATGTGGTGCGCGGTGTGGCGCAGTGGGCGCTGCAACCCGAGGCCGCAGCGGCGGCCCAGGCGCTGGCAGGCTAA
- a CDS encoding RidA family protein: MTRDQRLAQAAQALNCPMDVDIAPGGSYRPVVRDERMLHVSGQLPRLNGVMASLGPMSAQPAAGAATLAQAQKAARVSALRALMLLQRTLGSLDSVQRMCRMTVYVHCTPDFTQHSEVADGASELLVEVLGDIGLPARSAIGVAQLPKNATVEVEITASAHFAL; encoded by the coding sequence ATGACGCGTGACCAGCGACTGGCGCAAGCCGCCCAGGCCTTGAACTGCCCCATGGATGTGGACATTGCCCCCGGTGGCAGCTACCGCCCCGTAGTGCGCGACGAGCGCATGCTGCATGTCAGCGGCCAACTGCCGCGCTTGAACGGGGTGATGGCCTCGCTGGGCCCCATGTCTGCACAGCCTGCGGCTGGGGCCGCCACGCTGGCCCAGGCGCAGAAGGCGGCGCGGGTGTCTGCCCTGCGCGCCCTGATGCTGCTGCAGCGCACGCTGGGCAGCCTGGACAGCGTGCAGCGCATGTGCCGCATGACGGTGTATGTGCATTGCACACCCGACTTCACCCAGCACAGCGAAGTGGCCGACGGGGCTTCCGAATTGCTGGTGGAGGTGCTGGGCGATATCGGCCTGCCGGCGCGCTCGGCCATTGGCGTGGCCCAGCTGCCCAAGAATGCCACCGTGGAGGTGGAGATCACGGCCTCGGCCCATTTCGCGTTGTGA
- the nikR gene encoding nickel-responsive transcriptional regulator NikR produces the protein MQRFTISLDDELATEFERYMQRAGYANRSEAIRDLLDARLSQQRELCQAQGLCMAVLSYVRGPQAHELSERLERLEQLQQLRSPLGIFTTQVHVDAQQCLVTLQLRGPVSEVRALANAIMAERGVRHGQLHVVMGRPSPVQTVDHAYLY, from the coding sequence ATGCAACGATTCACCATTTCCCTGGACGATGAACTGGCCACCGAGTTCGAGCGCTATATGCAGCGCGCGGGCTATGCCAACCGCTCCGAAGCCATACGCGACCTGCTCGATGCGCGACTGAGCCAGCAGCGTGAGCTGTGCCAGGCCCAAGGCCTGTGCATGGCCGTGCTGTCCTATGTGCGTGGACCGCAGGCGCATGAGTTGAGTGAGCGTCTGGAGCGTTTGGAGCAGCTCCAGCAGCTGCGCTCGCCCCTGGGGATTTTCACCACCCAGGTCCATGTCGATGCACAGCAATGCCTGGTCACCCTGCAGCTGCGCGGCCCGGTGAGCGAGGTGAGGGCGCTGGCCAATGCCATCATGGCCGAACGCGGTGTGCGCCATGGCCAGCTGCATGTGGTGATGGGCCGGCCCAGCCCGGTGCAGACGGTGGACCACGCCTATCTTTACTGA
- a CDS encoding PhoX family phosphatase yields MYSPDSLQSTAIDSEDLPTNLSDNPHFQSVVDQAVSRRGFLRQGTGLSAAMFLGLGSGVAGLAGCASGAGSRSGAPLMGFSAIPIHTDDAVHIAPGYTATVLAPWGTPLLAAAPAFKGDGSEDAAAQALQVGDNHDGMHFFALDGKNDEGLLVMNHEYCTVNEKKKQYTWLFGTQGEAVAKKWSRDHVHKAMNAHGVSVIHIQRDGQGKWSLAKDSIYHRRITAHTAMELTGPAAGDALLQTKGDASGRRVFGTINNCGNGWTPWGTYLTCEENFNNYFGTTAGEDRRTAAQKRYGVSAQASTFMWEGHEQRFDYVKEPQESHRFGWIVEIDPFNPTSIPKKRTALGRIKHENAAFTLTKDGRAVVYMGDDQAHDYIYKFISDGKYVKGGDNSRLLDSGKLYVARFGAGQVVGDFAGTGEWLLLDKSANPKLQADASFANQAAVLVHTRLAADAVGATKMDRPEWVAVHPHTGEVYVTLTNNSSRKVVDEANPREKNVYGQIVRWRETAADAAATTFEWDIFVLAGNPAVHSDRKDLRAGSANVTADNMFNSPDGLAFDRDGRLWIETDGQYSNSGDFAGHGNNQMLCADPVTKEIRRFLVGPKECEVTGISFTPDSRTMFINIQHPGEGGDSHWPGGGNSIPRSATLVITKNDGGVIGT; encoded by the coding sequence ATGTACTCGCCTGACAGCCTGCAATCCACCGCTATCGACAGCGAAGACCTGCCCACCAATCTTTCGGACAACCCCCATTTCCAGAGCGTGGTGGACCAGGCCGTTTCGCGCCGTGGCTTTCTGCGCCAGGGAACGGGCTTGTCTGCCGCCATGTTTCTGGGGCTGGGCAGCGGCGTCGCTGGCCTGGCGGGCTGTGCCTCAGGCGCAGGCAGCCGCAGCGGCGCACCGCTGATGGGCTTCAGCGCCATCCCTATCCATACCGACGACGCGGTGCACATCGCCCCCGGCTACACCGCCACGGTGCTGGCCCCCTGGGGCACGCCGCTGCTGGCGGCTGCGCCGGCCTTCAAGGGCGACGGCAGCGAAGACGCGGCCGCCCAGGCACTGCAGGTGGGTGACAACCACGACGGCATGCATTTCTTTGCCCTGGACGGCAAGAACGACGAAGGCCTGCTGGTGATGAACCACGAGTACTGCACGGTCAACGAAAAGAAAAAGCAGTACACATGGTTGTTTGGCACACAGGGCGAGGCTGTGGCCAAGAAGTGGAGCCGTGACCATGTGCACAAGGCCATGAATGCCCATGGCGTGTCGGTGATCCACATCCAGCGCGACGGCCAGGGCAAATGGAGCTTGGCCAAGGACAGCATTTACCACCGCCGCATCACGGCCCACACGGCCATGGAGCTGACCGGCCCTGCCGCGGGTGATGCCCTGCTGCAAACCAAGGGTGACGCCAGCGGCCGCCGCGTGTTCGGCACCATCAACAACTGCGGCAATGGCTGGACCCCCTGGGGCACCTACCTGACCTGCGAGGAAAATTTCAACAACTACTTCGGCACCACGGCGGGCGAAGACCGCCGCACGGCCGCGCAAAAGCGCTACGGTGTTTCGGCCCAGGCCAGCACCTTTATGTGGGAAGGCCATGAGCAGCGCTTCGACTATGTGAAAGAGCCGCAGGAAAGCCACCGCTTTGGCTGGATTGTGGAGATCGACCCCTTCAACCCCACCAGCATTCCCAAGAAGCGCACCGCCCTGGGCCGCATCAAGCATGAGAACGCGGCGTTCACGCTCACCAAGGATGGCCGCGCCGTGGTCTATATGGGCGACGACCAGGCCCATGACTACATCTACAAATTCATCTCGGACGGCAAGTATGTGAAGGGCGGCGACAACAGCCGCCTGCTGGACAGCGGCAAGCTGTATGTGGCGCGCTTTGGCGCCGGCCAGGTGGTGGGCGACTTTGCCGGCACCGGCGAATGGCTGCTGCTGGACAAGAGCGCCAACCCCAAGCTGCAGGCCGATGCCAGCTTTGCCAACCAGGCCGCCGTGCTGGTGCACACCCGTCTTGCGGCCGATGCCGTGGGCGCCACCAAGATGGATCGCCCCGAGTGGGTGGCCGTGCACCCGCACACCGGCGAGGTGTATGTGACGCTGACCAACAACAGCAGCCGCAAGGTGGTGGATGAGGCCAATCCCCGCGAGAAGAATGTCTACGGCCAGATCGTGCGCTGGCGCGAAACCGCTGCCGACGCGGCGGCCACCACCTTCGAGTGGGACATTTTTGTGCTGGCAGGCAACCCCGCCGTGCACAGCGATCGCAAGGACTTGCGCGCCGGCTCGGCCAATGTCACGGCAGACAATATGTTCAACAGCCCGGACGGCCTGGCCTTTGACCGTGACGGCCGCCTGTGGATTGAAACCGATGGCCAATACAGCAACAGCGGTGACTTTGCCGGCCATGGCAACAACCAGATGCTGTGCGCCGACCCGGTGACCAAGGAGATCCGCCGCTTTCTGGTGGGCCCCAAGGAGTGTGAGGTCACGGGCATCAGCTTCACACCTGACAGCCGCACCATGTTCATCAACATCCAGCACCCGGGCGAGGGCGGTGACAGCCACTGGCCTGGTGGCGGCAACAGCATTCCACGTTCGGCCACCCTGGTCATCACCAAGAATGACGGCGGTGTGATCGGCACCTGA
- a CDS encoding acyl-CoA thioesterase, with translation MNLPAHQLSMTVLMSPDMANFSGNVHGGAVLKLLDQVAYACASRYAGRYCVTLSVDQVMFLQPIHVGELVTFLASVNYTGTSSMEIGIKVVAEDIRSQVVRHVNSCFFTMVAVDDEKKPAAVPALQLETDDQHRRWQAALIRKDMRKEVAQRFAQTRKITP, from the coding sequence ATGAATTTGCCCGCACACCAACTCAGCATGACGGTGCTGATGTCCCCTGATATGGCCAACTTCTCCGGCAATGTGCACGGGGGCGCTGTTCTCAAGCTGTTGGACCAGGTCGCTTATGCCTGCGCCAGCCGCTATGCAGGGCGCTATTGCGTCACCTTGAGCGTGGACCAGGTGATGTTTTTGCAGCCCATTCATGTGGGTGAGTTGGTGACCTTTCTGGCCAGCGTGAACTACACCGGCACCTCGTCCATGGAAATCGGCATCAAGGTGGTGGCCGAAGACATTCGCAGCCAGGTGGTGCGCCATGTGAACAGCTGCTTTTTCACCATGGTGGCCGTGGACGACGAGAAAAAGCCCGCTGCCGTGCCCGCGCTGCAGCTGGAAACCGATGACCAGCACCGCCGCTGGCAGGCCGCGCTGATTCGTAAGGACATGCGCAAGGAAGTGGCGCAGCGCTTCGCGCAAACTAGAAAAATCACCCCCTGA
- a CDS encoding sterol desaturase family protein, giving the protein MLGKLKNFTDSHGELRTGRGLITGVIALTLGTLCLLGVLAFHFPEYLTTPELRKSYDISLMRQILFWSMVVAGGLSLANIIFRRSRWLSSVAFGLVAVSALLGGHKVEVDPNFPSHTPYIGLDWFILDLLGSSLIFIFIEKLFALRKDQPVFRAEWQTDFHHFIVNHMVVGFVLLATNLMVHKFFGWAAHDGLRGWVQEMNFWVALFLIILVADLVQYWTHRAYHEVPALWRLHAVHHSVKSMDWLAGSRQHILELLITRTLVLAPIYVLGFSKEVIDAYIVIVGFQAVFNHANVSVRLGPLRYVLVTPNFHHWHHSQDQEALDKNYAAHFAFLDYLFGTAVKSDKLWPQQYGVLGDYVPNGFIKQLKFPFTWKG; this is encoded by the coding sequence ATGCTGGGCAAACTCAAAAACTTCACCGACAGCCATGGCGAGCTGCGCACCGGCCGGGGCCTGATCACCGGCGTGATTGCACTGACGCTGGGCACTTTGTGCCTGCTGGGCGTGCTGGCCTTTCACTTTCCCGAATACCTGACCACGCCCGAGCTGCGCAAAAGCTATGACATCAGCCTCATGCGGCAGATTCTCTTTTGGTCCATGGTGGTAGCTGGCGGTCTGTCCCTGGCCAACATCATCTTCAGACGCTCGCGCTGGCTGTCTAGCGTTGCCTTCGGCCTGGTGGCGGTCTCCGCCCTGCTGGGCGGGCACAAGGTGGAGGTGGACCCCAACTTCCCCTCTCACACGCCCTATATCGGCCTGGACTGGTTCATTCTCGATCTGCTGGGCAGCTCGCTGATCTTCATCTTCATCGAGAAGCTGTTTGCCCTGCGCAAGGACCAACCCGTGTTCCGCGCAGAGTGGCAGACCGACTTTCACCACTTCATCGTCAACCACATGGTGGTGGGCTTTGTGCTACTGGCCACCAACCTCATGGTGCACAAGTTCTTCGGCTGGGCCGCACATGACGGGCTGCGCGGCTGGGTGCAGGAGATGAACTTCTGGGTGGCGCTGTTCCTCATTATTTTGGTGGCCGATCTGGTCCAGTACTGGACCCACCGCGCCTACCACGAGGTGCCCGCGCTGTGGCGCCTGCACGCCGTGCACCACAGCGTCAAAAGCATGGACTGGCTGGCCGGCTCGCGCCAGCATATTCTGGAGCTGCTAATTACCCGCACCCTGGTGCTGGCGCCTATTTATGTGCTGGGTTTTTCCAAGGAAGTGATTGACGCCTACATCGTCATCGTCGGCTTTCAGGCCGTGTTCAACCACGCCAATGTCAGCGTGCGCCTGGGGCCGCTGCGCTATGTGCTGGTCACGCCCAACTTCCACCACTGGCACCACAGCCAGGACCAGGAGGCGCTGGACAAAAACTATGCCGCCCACTTTGCCTTCCTCGACTACCTCTTCGGCACGGCCGTGAAGAGCGACAAGCTCTGGCCCCAGCAGTACGGCGTGCTGGGCGACTATGTGCCCAATGGTTTTATCAAGCAGCTGAAGTTTCCGTTTACGTGGAAAGGGTGA
- a CDS encoding NAD(P)/FAD-dependent oxidoreductase, protein MVVSSFDFDAVVLGAGAAGLFCAAQAGQRGLKVLLIDHAAKVAEKIRISGGGRCNFTNRDLDVRAPHKHYLGQNPQFCRSALSRYTPQDFIALMERHGIPYEEKHKGQLFATTSAEDIIRMLLAECATGGVERWQPCNVKKLMFLAAEADTERTGSYQIHTDRGLVTTPKLVLATGGLSIPKIGASDFGYRLAQQFELPLVERRAGLVPLTFDGAAWQPYAQLAGLALPVEISTGSKKERMAFHEDLLFTHRGLSGPAVLQISSYWKDGAPLCINLLPGVDVAQLLSDAKLHSRKLVVNELAQHMPTRLAEAWVAQHPELQRPINEAGDKALAKLAEQITRWEIAPTGSEGYKKAEVTLGGIDTKALSQQTMECKTQPGLYAIGEVVDITGWLGGYNFQWAWASATACAEAMAASR, encoded by the coding sequence ATTGTTGTGTCCTCTTTTGATTTTGATGCCGTGGTTCTGGGCGCCGGCGCGGCCGGGCTGTTTTGTGCGGCACAGGCCGGCCAGCGCGGGCTGAAGGTCTTGCTCATCGACCATGCAGCCAAGGTGGCCGAGAAGATCCGCATCTCGGGCGGCGGGCGCTGCAACTTCACCAACCGCGACCTGGATGTGCGTGCGCCGCACAAGCATTACCTGGGACAGAACCCGCAGTTCTGCCGCTCTGCCCTGTCGCGCTACACGCCCCAGGACTTCATCGCGCTGATGGAGCGCCACGGCATCCCCTACGAGGAAAAGCACAAGGGTCAGCTGTTTGCCACCACCAGCGCGGAAGACATCATCCGCATGCTGCTGGCCGAATGCGCCACAGGCGGCGTCGAGCGCTGGCAGCCCTGCAACGTGAAAAAATTGATGTTTTTGGCCGCTGAAGCTGATACAGAGCGCACAGGAAGCTATCAAATTCATACCGACCGCGGCCTGGTGACTACACCCAAGCTGGTGCTGGCCACCGGCGGCCTGTCCATTCCCAAGATCGGCGCCAGCGACTTTGGCTATCGCCTGGCCCAGCAGTTTGAGCTGCCCCTGGTGGAGCGCCGCGCCGGCCTGGTGCCGCTGACCTTTGACGGCGCGGCCTGGCAGCCCTATGCCCAACTGGCCGGCCTGGCGCTGCCGGTGGAGATCAGCACCGGCAGCAAGAAAGAGCGCATGGCCTTTCACGAGGACCTGCTGTTCACCCACCGTGGCCTATCGGGCCCGGCCGTGCTGCAAATCTCCAGCTACTGGAAAGATGGTGCGCCACTCTGCATCAATCTGCTGCCCGGCGTGGACGTGGCCCAGCTGCTGTCGGACGCCAAGCTGCACTCGCGCAAGCTGGTGGTCAACGAGCTGGCCCAGCATATGCCCACGCGCCTGGCCGAGGCCTGGGTGGCCCAGCACCCCGAGCTGCAGCGCCCCATCAACGAGGCCGGTGACAAGGCCCTGGCCAAACTGGCCGAGCAGATCACGCGCTGGGAGATCGCCCCCACCGGCAGCGAAGGCTATAAAAAGGCCGAAGTGACCCTGGGCGGCATCGATACCAAGGCCTTGTCGCAGCAAACCATGGAATGCAAAACCCAGCCCGGGCTGTATGCGATTGGCGAGGTGGTGGACATCACAGGCTGGCTGGGTGGCTATAACTTCCAGTGGGCCTGGGCCAGCGCCACGGCCTGCGCCGAGGCCATGGCAGCCTCACGCTAA
- a CDS encoding ArsR/SmtB family transcription factor has protein sequence MAPFFARTLAAMDAQALAQVAALIGEPARAAMLWALMDGRALTARELAQAGGIQPATASRHLALMVAARLLQVQPQGRHRYHRLASAEVAQLLEGLMRVAGPGSSLDRPKVGPQDAALRTARTCYDHLAGRLGVAIAEHLLAQGALAWGEDGRSARLLAPAAAELARWGVEGELLARAMAVPKASGRPLCRPCLDWSERRPHLAGVLGACMCQHGLERGWLLRRQGTRALAISPAGAVALRDWLGLQRWQEVVGD, from the coding sequence ATGGCCCCGTTTTTTGCGCGCACACTGGCGGCCATGGATGCACAAGCCCTGGCCCAGGTGGCCGCCTTGATTGGAGAGCCCGCCCGCGCCGCCATGCTGTGGGCCTTGATGGATGGCCGCGCGCTGACGGCACGGGAGCTGGCGCAGGCCGGCGGTATTCAACCGGCCACGGCCAGCCGCCACCTGGCGCTGATGGTGGCGGCCCGCCTGTTGCAGGTGCAGCCCCAAGGCCGGCATCGCTACCACCGCCTGGCATCGGCCGAGGTGGCGCAGCTGCTGGAGGGCTTGATGCGCGTGGCGGGGCCTGGTTCCAGCTTGGATCGGCCCAAGGTGGGCCCGCAGGATGCGGCCCTGCGTACCGCGCGGACTTGCTACGACCATCTGGCCGGGCGCCTGGGCGTGGCCATTGCAGAGCATTTGCTGGCGCAGGGCGCCCTGGCCTGGGGCGAAGACGGGCGCAGTGCCCGCCTGCTGGCCCCCGCTGCTGCCGAGCTGGCGCGCTGGGGCGTGGAGGGCGAGCTGCTGGCGCGGGCCATGGCGGTGCCCAAGGCCTCGGGCCGGCCCTTGTGTCGCCCCTGCCTGGATTGGAGCGAGCGCCGCCCACATCTGGCCGGTGTGCTGGGCGCCTGCATGTGCCAGCATGGGTTGGAGCGCGGCTGGCTGCTGCGCCGCCAGGGCACGCGGGCGCTGGCGATCAGCCCCGCCGGAGCCGTGGCGCTGCGCGACTGGCTGGGTTTACAGCGCTGGCAGGAAGTGGTGGGCGATTGA
- a CDS encoding antibiotic biosynthesis monooxygenase has protein sequence MIAVLFEVTLQPTQRQTYLDLATQLRAELETMEGFVSIERFQSLAHPDKLLSLSFWQDEAAVARWRARPEHRSAQAAGRHSVFSDYRLRVAAVLRDYGLHERAQAPADARTVHG, from the coding sequence ATGATTGCCGTGCTGTTTGAAGTCACTCTGCAGCCCACGCAGCGCCAGACCTATCTGGACCTGGCCACCCAACTGCGCGCCGAACTGGAAACCATGGAGGGCTTTGTCTCCATCGAGCGCTTTCAAAGCCTGGCGCATCCGGACAAGCTGCTGTCCCTGTCTTTCTGGCAGGACGAGGCCGCCGTGGCCCGCTGGCGTGCCCGTCCGGAGCACCGCAGCGCCCAGGCTGCGGGCCGCCACAGCGTGTTCAGCGACTACCGCCTGCGCGTGGCCGCCGTGCTGCGCGACTACGGCCTGCACGAGCGCGCACAGGCACCCGCCGACGCCCGCACCGTGCATGGTTAA
- the rpsU gene encoding 30S ribosomal protein S21, which produces MTTIRVKENEPYEVALRRFKRTIEKLGLLTDLRAREFYEKPTAERKRKKAAAVKRHYKRVRSMQLPKKLY; this is translated from the coding sequence ATGACTACCATCCGCGTCAAAGAAAACGAACCCTATGAAGTTGCTCTGCGCCGCTTCAAGCGCACCATCGAAAAGCTGGGCCTGCTGACCGACCTGCGCGCTCGCGAGTTCTACGAGAAGCCCACTGCCGAGCGCAAGCGCAAGAAGGCAGCTGCCGTGAAGCGTCACTACAAGCGCGTTCGCAGCATGCAACTGCCCAAGAAGCTGTACTAA
- a CDS encoding GatB/YqeY domain-containing protein: protein MSLKAQITEDMKTAMRAKDSARLGTIRLLQAAMKQKEVDERVELDDVAVVAIVDKLIKQRKDSITAYEGANRQDLADVEKAEIEVLKVYLPERMSEAEITAAVAAIVAGLGATGPGDMGKVMGAVKAQLAGKADMGLVSAAVKAALSK, encoded by the coding sequence ATGAGCCTCAAGGCCCAGATTACCGAAGACATGAAGACCGCCATGCGTGCCAAGGACAGCGCACGCCTGGGCACCATCCGCCTGCTGCAGGCCGCGATGAAGCAAAAGGAAGTGGACGAGCGCGTGGAGCTGGACGATGTGGCCGTGGTTGCCATCGTCGACAAGCTGATCAAACAGCGCAAGGACTCCATCACCGCCTATGAAGGTGCCAACCGCCAGGACCTGGCCGATGTGGAAAAGGCCGAGATCGAGGTGCTCAAGGTCTATCTGCCCGAACGCATGAGCGAGGCGGAAATCACCGCTGCCGTGGCCGCCATCGTGGCCGGGCTGGGCGCCACCGGCCCCGGCGACATGGGCAAGGTCATGGGCGCCGTGAAGGCCCAACTGGCCGGCAAGGCCGATATGGGCCTGGTGTCTGCCGCCGTCAAGGCAGCGCTCTCCAAATAA
- a CDS encoding anti-sigma factor has translation MSTRRPDESMLHAWVDGELSPESAAAVAQWLAEHPEEAARMAGLQAQSAGLQALHAPLLDEPVPPRLRSALRRSPVQSQWHWPHALAAGLMLCMGLGMGYGLGRQQTAMAPMQAAAQLPVFVHEAAAAHAVYVPEQRHPVEVAAQQQAHLVQWLSKRLGVQLKAPVLDAQGFHLMGGRLLPGETGQARAQLMYEDGAGQRVTLYVSVLSRPGEAAVAPVAFQWSSDGASQLFYWIDGRQGYALSAALPRERLQLLAEAVYRQLE, from the coding sequence ATGTCAACCCGCCGTCCCGATGAGTCCATGCTCCATGCCTGGGTGGATGGTGAACTCTCACCTGAAAGCGCTGCAGCAGTGGCGCAATGGTTGGCCGAGCACCCGGAAGAAGCAGCCCGCATGGCGGGCCTGCAGGCCCAGAGCGCCGGTTTGCAGGCCTTGCATGCGCCGCTGCTGGACGAGCCGGTGCCGCCCCGGCTGCGCAGTGCATTGCGGCGCAGCCCTGTGCAATCGCAATGGCACTGGCCGCATGCACTGGCGGCGGGGCTGATGCTGTGCATGGGATTGGGTATGGGGTATGGCCTGGGTCGGCAGCAAACGGCCATGGCACCGATGCAGGCCGCAGCCCAGCTGCCGGTGTTTGTGCACGAGGCGGCTGCGGCCCATGCGGTGTATGTTCCCGAGCAACGTCATCCGGTCGAAGTGGCCGCGCAGCAGCAGGCCCATTTGGTGCAATGGCTGTCCAAGCGCTTGGGGGTGCAGCTCAAAGCCCCGGTGCTGGATGCGCAGGGCTTTCATTTGATGGGCGGGCGTTTGCTACCCGGTGAAACCGGGCAGGCGCGGGCGCAGCTCATGTACGAGGATGGCGCGGGTCAGCGCGTGACGCTGTATGTGTCGGTGCTGTCCCGGCCGGGCGAGGCCGCAGTCGCTCCAGTGGCGTTCCAATGGTCCAGCGATGGCGCAAGCCAGCTCTTTTACTGGATCGATGGCCGCCAGGGCTATGCCCTCAGCGCAGCCTTGCCACGCGAGCGGCTGCAGCTGCTGGCCGAGGCGGTGTATCGCCAGCTGGAATGA